Genomic window (Sphingomonas sp. S1-29):
TATTATCTGCGCACCTATCGCGCGCTGATCGAGGAGGCGATCGGCTGTCGCGTCCGCCGGTTGATCGCGTCGCCCGGGCTGCTCTTCAGCGGCGGGTTCGACAGCGGCACGATCGCCGCGGTGGCGGGGCCGATCGCCGCGGCGCGCGGGCGAAGGCTGGTTGCCGCCGCAGCGCTTGCGTCCGAGGGGGTGGATATACGGGTGCGCGACGCGCGCGATGCGGTGGAAGCGTTCGCCGACCGTGCCGAACTCGATATCCTGGCCTATCACCGCGGCGAAGACAGCATCTTCGACGCGCTCGAGGCCAATTTCGCCGCGACCGACAACGCTACGGGCGCCGATGTCCGGCACAAGCTATTCGCGCGGGTCGCGGCGCGCGGCGTGCGGCTGGTGATGGACGGGCATGGCGGCGACTACACCGTCAATTCGCGCGCGCCCTGGATGCTCGGTCGTATCCTGCGCCGCGGCGAGCTGCGGCGCTTCGCTCGCGAATGCCGCGCGCGCCGGCGCGCGACCGGACGGACGCTCGCGCAAATACTGCGCCACGATATTGCGCCCGCGCTGCTCCCTCTGCGGCTGATCGCGTGGCAGCAGGCATGGCGGCGCGGGGGCCGGTCTGTCCTGCGCGACCGGGCGGTCGCGCGCGGGTTCGCGCAGCGGCTGTTCGACGCGGGCGCGATCGACCCCGCGCGGCTGCGCCAAGCGATCCCAGTCGCGCATCGCTGGCGCGCGCGGGCGGTGCATCTGTTGCGGCGCGTGTCGCACGCGCCGCCTTATCCGGCGGTGCAGGCTGCGGCGCTTGGGCTCGATCTCACGCGCCCGTTCCACGATCGCCGCGTCGTCGAATTCGGGCTGGCGATCCCCGAGCGGCTGCAGTTTCGCGACGGGCTCGAACGCCCGCTGGCGCGTGCGGCCTTCGCCGATCGGCTGCCGCGACGACTGCTGAAAAACGGCCCGGGCAACGACGCGCAGGAACCCGAATTGTTCGAAATGACCGCGGCGCGCGCGCCTGCGGCGCTGGCGCTGCTGAAGCAAGATGTCGAACTGCAGCGCTATGTGGACTTCGACCAGCTCGAGTCGATGATCGCCAATGCAGACGGTCGCCGCCCCGCCGATCGCCGCCGGTTGCACGTCGCGATGCACGCGATCGTCACCGCGCGTTTCATCGCCTGGTTCGACCGCGCCAATCGCTGACCGGTCCGGATTCGCGCATCAGGAGCCGTATTGATAGCCGCCGGTCGAGGTGCCGTCGGTGGCAAGCGCCACCCCCGCGCCCGATTGGGCGATGTCGGAGACGATGACCGTGGGGGTGGACCAGAGGCGCCGGCCATCGTTCAAGGCCTCGACGGGGGCCGGCTTCGCCCGATCATCGGTCATCTTGCCCTCGTCGTGCGTCACCGCCACAGCTCCCTTCCGCGCTTGGGATCATTCTATGCTTGGGCGATATTGCACATCATGACGACGCAATGCAATCGAACACGCAATCGGCGCCGAAACCGACGCAACCCCTATTGCACCCGACAGTACTGCCAAGCGAACTGGCAGAGGACTCTATTTTGATATTGAAATCATTTCGGTATGCCATAGACTGGTGTCGTGAACAGTTCGACCAAGAACATCGGTTCACCTAGGTGGGGGCGCCAGATATGTCGGAACCGTTTCTAGGCGAGGTGAAGCTGTTCGGCTTCGGATTCGTTCCGCGGGGCTATATTGCGTGCAACGGGCAGCTTCTGCCGATCGCACAATATAACGCGCTGTTTTCGCTGCTTGGCGTGATGTATGGCGGCGATGGTCGCATCACGTTCAAGCTGCCCGATTTGCGATCGAGCGTCCCGATGGGATTTGCATCGACTGTACCGCAAGGTAGCACCGGCGGCGACGAGATGGTTTCGCTGACCGTCCAGACGCTGCCCGCGCATACCCATGCGATGGCCGCGATCGATGGCCCGGCGACCCGGCGTACGGCGGCCAATAACTATTTCGGCAGCGATACCTCGACCGTCGTCGATTTCTTCGGACCCGCGCAGTCGCTGGTGCCGATGGATCCCGCGTCGCTGCAGTCGAGCGGTGGCGGCGCGCCGCATTCGAACATTCAACCCTCGCTCGCGATCAATTTCTGCATCGCCACCAACGGGGTTTATCCTTCGCGCAATTGAGCGCCGATCGACACAATCAGGGCAGGGGTTGGATATGAGCGACCAATTTGTTGGAGAGATCCGCCTGTTCGCGGGGACGTTCGCACCCGCCGGCTGGGTCCTGTGCGATGGTCGGTTGCTGAGCATCGCCGCCTACGATGTGCTCTACACCTTGCTGGGAACGGCCTATGGCGGCGACGGGGTGAATACCTTCGCGGTCCCCGATCTGCGCGGGCGCGTGCCGGTCAGCCAGGGCCAGGGGATCGGCCTGTCGAACTACATCCTAGGGGAAGCAATCGGCAGCCAGGAGGTGACGATCCTCCCGATCAACATGGCGCCGCACACGCATTCGATGCTCGCCTCGACCGATGCCGCCACGCATATCGGGCCGGTCGATGGCGTCGCGGCGACGCCCACTGGCGGCGTGGTGAAGCCGACCCTCTATGTCTCGCGCAACGGCACCAGCACGTTGGTCCCGTCGCCGATGGATACCGCGGCGATCGGCGCGCAAGGCGGGAACCAGCCGCACGACAATATGATGCCGTTCGTGGCGATCAACTACATCATCGCGACCTCCGGGGTTTACCCCAGCCGGAACTAGCCCGAAACCGTTAGCGGAGGCACGACTATGCCCCAACCATTTGTAGGCGAAATCAAGATCTGCGGCTTCAGCTTTGCGCCACTCAATTACATGTTCTGCGCAGGACAATTGCTGCCGATCCGGCAATATACCGCGCTGTTCTCGATCCTGGGCACCAATTTTGGCGGCGACGGGGTTACCAACTTCGCCTTGCCCAATTTGCAGGCATCGGTGCCGATCGGGGCAGGGCAGGGGCCAGGGCTTACCATGCGATCGATTGGCGAAGTCGGCGGCGAGCCCGCGGTGACGTTGACGACGGCCGAGATCCCCAGCCACACCCATCCGCTGTCGGGCGCGACGCTCAGCCCTCCCAATCCCGATCAGAATGTCGGTGCCCCTGCCGCCAACACGATGTTCGGCGTATCGGCGCCGGGCTTTGCCTATAGCGATGCCGCGGCGCCGTTGGCCAACATGTCGCCCGCGGCGATCGCAGCGGCGGGCGGCAGCCAGCCGCACGAAAATCGCCAGCCCTTTGTCGCGCTCAACTTTGTCATCGCGGTGCAAGGGATTTTCCCGGCGCGCAATTAGGGACCGCGATGCCGATTGCGCCTGCCTGCCGATTGCCGCCGCCCTGGACCCACAAGGGCTATCGATTGCGCGCGGAGTGCGATGCCGACGAAGCGTTTCTGCGCGCGCTATACGCATCGACACGGACCGATGAACTCGCAGCGGCGATCGGTTGGAGCGAGGCCCGAAAGGCGGCATTCCTTGCAGGGCAATTCGCGGCGCAGCGGCTGCATTTCCGCACCCGGATCGCCGGGTGCGGTTTCTGGGTGATCGAGCGCGGCGGTGATCCGGTGGGGCGGCTGTATCTGCAGGATACCGCTGACCGAATATTGCTCGTCGATGTCGCATTGCTCCCCGCCGAGCGCGGCAACGGCCTCGGCTCGGCATTATTGGCGGCCGTGCTCGCCGGGGCCGATGCAGCGGCCAAGCCGGTCTGCCTCGCGGTCGAGCCGGCGAGCGCAGCGATACGGCTGTACCGCCGGCTCGGCTTCGAGGTGATCGGCGCCGAGGGTGGTCGGTATCGAATGGCGCGGCCGGTTCGCGCCGCCGCGCAGGCGCTCAGTTGAAGACGGCCTCGTACAGCGTGCCCGCTGCATCGCGGCCGACCGGGACCAAGAAGATGTCGAGCGTTCCTGCGGTCGGGTTGGCCAGCCGGTACAGCCCCTGCGCGAGCATCGGAAGGTGGTTCGACCGGAACAGCAGCGCGAACGGTTGGCGCACGGCCGCGCCATGAGCCGGCAGCGGTTTTACCTCGATCAGCTCCAAGGCTGGGGCGTCGGGCTGCTCGCCCACGATAAAAAGCTCGCCGACGCATGGCGCGAACCGGTCGAGCTCCAACAGCCCTTCGCTCATCCTGCCCCCGTTTCCGTCCCCGTTCCCCACGGTAATGTTCGATGAACATCATCGCCGAATCAAGCGATGTCGGTGCCGCGGCAGCCGCCAAAGCCACCGATTTGGCACAGGTGAAGCCTGCGGCTTCGCGCGAGTTTCTATTGATTCGCCGCTGCATCGCCCGATCGTCGACCCCGGTGCAGCGCGAAGCGATCGCTTCGCTCGCGCAGGCCGTCGATCCCGATCGCGTGTTGGCGATCGCGGTGCGACACGGGGTGACCGGACTGGTCGCGCAGGCACTGTCGGATGCCGGCGTTGCCGTCCCGCCGCCGATCGCCGCGGTTGCGCGCAAGCGTGGCTTCGCGGCGCTGCGCCAGGCGCAAACCGCACTGGCGCTGCAAGACGCGCTGCACCGCGCCGGGGTAGCGTCGATCGAGCTCAAGGGCAGCACGCTTGCGCGCAAATTCTATGGAACGATCGGCGCGCGGGAGTCGGTCGATATCGATCTGGTCGTCGCGCCGGGCGATGTCGCGCGCGGCTGGCAAGTGCTCGAGGCGATGGGGTTCGATCGGGTGACGCCGCATCATCCGCGCGAGGGTGCGGTCCCGCCTTTGTATCGCTGGGCGGCCAAGGACAGCATCCATCGGCATCGCGACAGCGGGGTGGTGGTCGAGCTCCACTGGCGGCTGTCGGACGATCTGGAACGCCCCGAACTGCCGCCGCGCGCGACCTGGCAGGCGGTCGAGATCGACGATGGCCGCGCGCTGATGACGCTGGGGGACGACGATCTGTTCGTCTATCTGTGCACGCACGGCGCGGCGCATGGCTGGGCGCGGCTCAAATGGCTCGCCGACATCGGCGCGATGCTGGCGGCGGCGCCCGATGATGGCGCACGCTATTGGCGGCTGGCGCAGGGCGCAGGGAGCGCGCGTGCCGCGGCATCGGCGCTGCTGCTCGCCCACCAACTGCTCGGCACCCCGCTGCCTCCCGGCTTCGCCTGCTGCTCGCGGCGGGTGGCGCTGCTCAACCGGATGGCGATCCGGATCATCACCGCAGGCGGCGGCACGCGCGAATTGGCAACGACGCGCTATCGCGGCTGGGCCGAATTCGCCGCCAAATTGCTCATCGCGCCGCGGATCGGCAATGCGGCGGCGATCGTGCGGCGATTGCTGGTGTCGGGCGAGGATGTCGGGCTGCTGGCGCTGCCGCGCGGGCTGGTGTTCGTGTATCCGCTGCTGCGCCTGCCGCTGCTGATCGCGCGCCGCGTCCGCCGTGCGCGGCTCAGCG
Coding sequences:
- a CDS encoding phage tail protein, which codes for MSDQFVGEIRLFAGTFAPAGWVLCDGRLLSIAAYDVLYTLLGTAYGGDGVNTFAVPDLRGRVPVSQGQGIGLSNYILGEAIGSQEVTILPINMAPHTHSMLASTDAATHIGPVDGVAATPTGGVVKPTLYVSRNGTSTLVPSPMDTAAIGAQGGNQPHDNMMPFVAINYIIATSGVYPSRN
- a CDS encoding phage tail protein, which codes for MPQPFVGEIKICGFSFAPLNYMFCAGQLLPIRQYTALFSILGTNFGGDGVTNFALPNLQASVPIGAGQGPGLTMRSIGEVGGEPAVTLTTAEIPSHTHPLSGATLSPPNPDQNVGAPAANTMFGVSAPGFAYSDAAAPLANMSPAAIAAAGGSQPHENRQPFVALNFVIAVQGIFPARN
- a CDS encoding GNAT family N-acetyltransferase, with the protein product MPIAPACRLPPPWTHKGYRLRAECDADEAFLRALYASTRTDELAAAIGWSEARKAAFLAGQFAAQRLHFRTRIAGCGFWVIERGGDPVGRLYLQDTADRILLVDVALLPAERGNGLGSALLAAVLAGADAAAKPVCLAVEPASAAIRLYRRLGFEVIGAEGGRYRMARPVRAAAQALS
- a CDS encoding nucleotidyltransferase family protein, giving the protein MNIIAESSDVGAAAAAKATDLAQVKPAASREFLLIRRCIARSSTPVQREAIASLAQAVDPDRVLAIAVRHGVTGLVAQALSDAGVAVPPPIAAVARKRGFAALRQAQTALALQDALHRAGVASIELKGSTLARKFYGTIGARESVDIDLVVAPGDVARGWQVLEAMGFDRVTPHHPREGAVPPLYRWAAKDSIHRHRDSGVVVELHWRLSDDLERPELPPRATWQAVEIDDGRALMTLGDDDLFVYLCTHGAAHGWARLKWLADIGAMLAAAPDDGARYWRLAQGAGSARAAASALLLAHQLLGTPLPPGFACCSRRVALLNRMAIRIITAGGGTRELATTRYRGWAEFAAKLLIAPRIGNAAAIVRRLLVSGEDVGLLALPRGLVFVYPLLRLPLLIARRVRRARLSATRSRLRSS
- a CDS encoding asparagine synthase-related protein; translation: MSAICGIVRFDGAPVDTAAVERMAAALAHRGPDGRETLALDSIGLGHCLMQVNVEDRYEAQPLRDPSTGVLLVADIRLDNREAVAAAVGLAPDALPTLPDSALLLAAYLHWGEECVDHLIGDYAFVIWDRRRAALLMVRDPMGQRGLFFHLAVDCLVFASEVKALWCVDGVPRRLSEVGIGRRLLFPIDPAPWATLYEGIEALPGGTAMTLAADGDRSARSYWQPHADPAHLDRDDAYYLRTYRALIEEAIGCRVRRLIASPGLLFSGGFDSGTIAAVAGPIAAARGRRLVAAAALASEGVDIRVRDARDAVEAFADRAELDILAYHRGEDSIFDALEANFAATDNATGADVRHKLFARVAARGVRLVMDGHGGDYTVNSRAPWMLGRILRRGELRRFARECRARRRATGRTLAQILRHDIAPALLPLRLIAWQQAWRRGGRSVLRDRAVARGFAQRLFDAGAIDPARLRQAIPVAHRWRARAVHLLRRVSHAPPYPAVQAAALGLDLTRPFHDRRVVEFGLAIPERLQFRDGLERPLARAAFADRLPRRLLKNGPGNDAQEPELFEMTAARAPAALALLKQDVELQRYVDFDQLESMIANADGRRPADRRRLHVAMHAIVTARFIAWFDRANR
- a CDS encoding DUF6916 family protein translates to MSEGLLELDRFAPCVGELFIVGEQPDAPALELIEVKPLPAHGAAVRQPFALLFRSNHLPMLAQGLYRLANPTAGTLDIFLVPVGRDAAGTLYEAVFN
- a CDS encoding phage tail protein, with amino-acid sequence MSEPFLGEVKLFGFGFVPRGYIACNGQLLPIAQYNALFSLLGVMYGGDGRITFKLPDLRSSVPMGFASTVPQGSTGGDEMVSLTVQTLPAHTHAMAAIDGPATRRTAANNYFGSDTSTVVDFFGPAQSLVPMDPASLQSSGGGAPHSNIQPSLAINFCIATNGVYPSRN